One genomic region from Trichomycterus rosablanca isolate fTriRos1 unplaced genomic scaffold, fTriRos1.hap1 scaffold_139, whole genome shotgun sequence encodes:
- the LOC134305452 gene encoding m7GpppX diphosphatase-like, whose product MQVDTSRLNKRIGIKTTVICPATEKHVKKYLRQETFLINETEDDYRSITLPHITQQSFSVQWVYNILEKKAEADRIVFEDPDPHVGFVLLPDFKWDQKQLDDLYLIAIVHRRDLKSLRDLTPDNLPLLRNILEKGVEAIGKKYNVPSSKLRMYLHYQPSYYHIHVHFTSLDYEAPGCGVERAHLLTDVIQNLQVQPEYYQKRTLTFPIRADDALLTKFREAGKI is encoded by the exons gtcgacacgtcacgaCTTAACAAGCGGATAGGAATCAAAACCACTGTGATCTGCCCAGCAACAGAGAAGCATGTGAAGAAATACCTGCGCCAGGAGACCTTCCTCATCAACGAAACTGAGGATGATTATCGTTCCATCACTCTTCCTCACATAACCCAACAAAGCTTCAGTGTGCAG TGGGTTTACAACATTCTGGAAAAGAAAGCTGAAGCTGACAGGATTGTGTTTGAAGATCCAGACCCTCATGTCGGCTTTGTCCTCCTGCCAGATTTTAAATGGGACCAGAAGCAG cTGGATGATTTATATCTGATTGCCATTGTACATCGGCGGGACCTGAAGAGTTTAAGAGATCTTACTCCAGACAATCTTCCTTTATTAAGAAACATCCTTGAAAAGGGGGTG GAAGCCATTGGGAAGAAGTACAATGTTCCCTCGTCTAAGCTGCGGATGTACCTGCACTACCAGCCGTCCTACTACCACATCCATGTGCACTTCACCTCTCTAGATTATGAAGCTCCAGGATGTGGAGTAGAGAGAGCACATCTGCTTACAGATGTTATACAGAACCTGCAGGTCCAACCTGAGTATTACCAAAAACGCACCCTCACCTTCCCCATACGGGCAGATGATGCACTGCTGACCAAGTTCAGAGAAGCAGGAAAGATTtag
- the LOC134305458 gene encoding ATP-sensitive inward rectifier potassium channel 1-like translates to MLKFIRKPIQDHLTERRIRKRRLVTKDGHCNIEYDNVTYQNYLVYLKDFWTTFVEFPWRFVILFFITAFTGSWFIFGLLWYSIAKSNGDLDVGGTPNGHLKCVENINSLTSAFLYSLETQTTIGYGGRALTGNCAKTVVLLIIQSLMGTIINCFMCGLILAKLSLPKKRAKTVTFSDTAVISLKNEKLCLQIRVANLRKTLLIRSHIYGKFVRTSIPPDGEPVILDQVNVEFQVDAGKDNLFFVSPLTLYHVIDSSSPFSEMAADTLQKQDFELVVFLDGMAESTSSSCQVRTSFIPREIQWGYSFLPVISRTRGGKYFVDFSNVSKTVAVSTPHCFSCFKDPVLHKHAQHGIDNPGFEVITIKDFGDKDNYCCLSSSVQDNQHF, encoded by the coding sequence ATGTTGAAGTTCATCCGGAAGCCGATTCAGGATCACTTAACAGAACGAAGGATTCGCAAGAGGCGGCTCGTGACCAAAGACGGCCACTGCAACATAGAATATGACAATGTTACGTATCAGAACTATTTAGTGTACCTGAAAGACTTTTGGACCACCTTTGTTGAATTTCCATGGCGGTTTGTTATACTTTTTTTCATCACTGCTTTTACGGGAAGCTGGTTCATCTTTGGCCTGCTGTGGTACTCGATTGCCAAAAGCAATGGAGACCTTGACGTTGGGGGTACTCCTAATGGCCATTTAAAGTGCGTAGAAAATATCAACAGTCTCACAAGCGCCTTTCTTTACTCTTTAGAAACGCAAACAACAATTGGATATGGTGGACGAGCCTTAACAGGGAACTGTGCCAAAACAGTAGTCCTTCTCATCATCCAATCTCTAATGGGTACCATCATAAACTGCTTCATGTGTGGCCTGATTTTGGCCAAATTGTCCCTCCCTAAAAAGCGAGCAAAGACTGTTACCTTTAGCGACACTGCAGTGATCAGTTTGAAAAATGAAAAGCTCTGCCTGCAGATCCGGGTTGCCAACCTCCGGAAGACGCTGCTTATCAGGAGCCATATTTATGGCAAGTTCGTGAGGACTAGCATCCCTCCCGACGGAGAGCCCGTCATCCTGGACCAAGTAAATGTTGAATTCCAAGTAGATGCAGGCAAGGACAACCTCTTCTTTGTCAGTCCCCTCACTCTCTACCATGTGATTGACAGTTCAAGCCCCTTTTCGGAGATGGCTGCCGACACACTGCAGAAGCAGGACTTTGAGCTGGTGGTCTTCCTGGATGGCATGGCTGAGTCCACCAGCTCGTCTTGCCAGGTCCGCACCTCCTTCATCCCGCGTGAGATCCAGTGGGGATACAGCTTCCTGCCGGTTATTTCGCGAACCAGGGGTGGCAAATACTTTGTTGATTTCTCCAACGTTTCGAAGACTGTTGCAGTGAGCACACCACACTGTTTTAGTTGCTTTAAAGATCCTGTACTTCACAAGCATGCCCAGCATGGCATTGACAATCCAGGATTTGAGGTGATTACCATTAAAGATTTTGGGGACAAAGATAATTATTGCTGCCTTAGCAGCTCAGTGCAGGACAACCAACacttttaa